The DNA region TTTCGCGCGTCGAAGTCAGCTTTGCTTACCCGTTCGTGAGCCTTGGTTTCATCGTGACTGCGGTACTTGGCTGGCTGATGTTCGATGAAGCCCTTTCCGTGCAGCGGATGACGGGCATCCTGGTCATCTGCGTCGGCGTCATACTCGTGTCGAAAAGCTGAGAATGCGGTCGATTGACAACGCTCGCAGCGCGGCGCGAGCGACGCCTGGCGCAATTCCGCTCGCGTTTTACTGGCTCGTATTTATTATTCTGCTGGCATATTACGCCTACGGCATCGTGCCGGTCGTTCCGATCGAGGGCGACGACCTCGGTATCGTCAACGGCGCCATTCAGATGGAACAAGGCGGGCTTGCATCGAGAAGCCTTGCCTACCGATATGAAGTGCAGTCTGGCACTTATACCGCGATTCGTTTCCTGCACCGGGCTTTCAATGTCGATATTCTGCAGGCTTTCGGCTGGCTGAGCGGCGTTTGCAGCCTGCTGTTCGTTGTCCTTTCGGCGTGGCTGGTGAGTAGGCTTTTACCGCTGGCCTTGCCACTCTGCGGCGTCTTCCTGCTGTTGTTTCAGGAGGTGACAACGAGCGGCTACTATGCGAACAGCACCGTCGCCGCGGCGCTGTTTTCCGTGCTTGCGCTGCTGGCCGTTACCTGCAGCGACCGCTTGCCGGCGCTGATCGCCGCGGGCATTTTGTTCGGGATTGCGGCGTGGATGCGGCTCGATGTGCTGGTTATCACGCCAGCGACGCTGGTTCTGCTTTACAGGGAAGACTGGAAACATGCGGTCGGCAAAACAGCGATAGTCGCAGCGGCTACGGTTGCGACGACGCTGATTACCTTGTACTCGAGCGGCGGCGGCATAGAAGGCGTTCTGAAGTATTCGGACATCCACCTTGCCGGGCTTTATGAAGGCACGTTGCAACTGGCAGTCCCGCACATCGGCGGAGCAAACGTAAAGTCGCTGGCTGGTTTCTTCTCGGTGCTTCTCGCCGGTTTGCTGGTGCTCGGTTTGTTCGTTATGGCGATGCGGCGCGATTGGCGCAATCTGCTGTTGTTCGTTGCCGGAACGGCGCCGTTCTTTATTTATTATTTTGGAACGATCGTCAGCCCGAAGTACCTTTATTATCTGCTCCCGTTCTTCTTGCTGGCGTCGCTCTACCCCCTTCTTTACCTGAACGATAAACGAAAGGCAGCGATTGTTCTGGTGTTCGCGGTCATGACGTTCATCGGGCAATACCCGCTCGGATTGCGCACGGTGTTCAATAACAAACCCTACGTGGCAGAACCTTTTCCAACGCTAGCGAGCATCGTTGACATCCCGGTGGGGAAGAAAAATATCGAGACGGTTTCGCTCGTGCTGGGGGCGGGCTCGGTGCTCACGACCGATGATGGCTACCGGCTTACATCCGGTTGGCTGTTCGCGCCCGTGTTGTGGCATCACCATAAACGCATCCTCGAACAGGAACACAATGCATTCGAGATGTATTTTTCAGCCCTCGCTGACGCCGAGCGCTACTTTTTGACGACGGGCTGGGTCAGCCGCCAGACCGTTATTCATTTGCTGCTGAATAATGGTTATCAGTTGGAAAGCCAGCAGCATGAAGGCAACCGCGAAGTTTATCGCTGGCGCCGGGGAGGGGCGGTCACGACTCTCTGGTCGATCGAAATCTGGAATCTGTCGCGTGATACGCTGATACCGATAATTGAAAAACTACCCAGCGCAAAGTTTGTATACCTCATTTCGCACGGCAGGGAGCAAGCCGCCATACTCGAATCCGGCGCGCAGTTGAAAAAACTATTCGGCCACGAGGACATCAACATTCTTGCTGCGTATGAAGTCGATATGACGCGCGGTGCTGCCAGGTAATCGCCAATCCGGGAACGGTTCGAAGTTGGCCATCGGTCTGCACTAGCAGGCTGTTTAGAAACGTGGCGAGCGCAGCCAAGACGAGCGCGAAGAGCCGAGAATGCGGGCGGGACACCGGCGTGTTGCGGGTACGTAAAGCGTCGGAATTGAGCCGTAATGAGCTTTCCGTCCGTGCTTGGCCGCACGAACGGAAATGAGAGTTAACACTTACCTGTTAGGAGTTCTCTACGCGGCGGAGCGAATCGTGGCGGCTAACTCGCGTTCAGCGCGCTCATTCTCCGGGTGGACGAGGACGCCTTCAACTTCGCTGCCATCATCGTAAGACTCGATCAAATCCTGCGGCAAATGCGCGATGTCGGTGCCGCGCAGGTAATCGCGCAGCGTCGTTCCGGTGCAACGTGAGTCGACATTGCGTGCACCGCGCCGATTTTCGAGATCGCCCTGGTGCACGGTGCGAAAGTCAATGCTATAGCGCGTGACCCCAGAGGTGTTGGGAACGATTTCGTGCAACTGCGCGCCCGAGAATATGATGAGCCCACCAGCCTCGCACAGCACGCGTGTCATCGGCTCGCGCTCGATCGGCTTTTGCGCTTTCGGTTGCTCGCGCGTGTCCTCCTTGATGTGTTCGTGAGCGCTCGCGCGATTCTTCGCATTCCACTGATAGTAGTTGTAGATCTCGGAATTGTTTTCGACCGGCTCGCTGAAGTAGCGGGGATGCAAGCCCAAGCAGTTTTCGGGAACGATGTCGTACATCGGTAGCCACCAGTTCAACTGGCAGAAAGGCGCTGAATACCAGGTATCGCGGTGCGGGTGAAATGCGTAAGCGATCCCCGAGGTCAGGTAATCCGACGGATAAGCGCTGCGCATGCGCGGAACGTCGAAGTGAAGTTGCTCGAGATCGCAGCCCAAATCCTTGAGCACGCGTTGGATCAGGATTTTGGAGGTCGCGTGGTGAATGAATTCCGGCTTAAGCTTGGCGAGAATTTCGACAACGCGTTCGCGCGGCAGGGACCGCTGTACCGTGCGCGGATCGTGCGGCGCGAAAGCCTTTTCCAGCATGGCGCGGCCGTGCTCGCAAAGCGCTTGGGTCGATGGGCGTGGCGAAAATGTAAAAATGCCACCCTCGTAAAGCGCCTTCCGACGAGCATCGTCAGAAAACTCGAAATCAAAATCGATAGTGTTCATAACTATCCGTTTTAATATAATATTTATCTAGAATAGAAGCACGCTGGTCGAGTGGCAACTCACGTGATTTCGAGACCGATGCGCGCATCATGCTTTTTGTCGAAAAATCGGATTTTGGTTGCAGGATCGCCACTTTACTCCGAAACCGTCGGCTGAGGTAAATGGTCCTCGCTAGTGTGGCGCTTCGCATTTTGGAAACAAGGCTTCCCGTGTAAATGCGTACGGGGAGGGAGCGATGGGACCGGCAAGCGTGATCGAGTTATCGAACGAAAAGAGGCAACTGCGGTGATTGCGCCGCTCGAAAAACGGTCGGCGCGCGGCTGGCGCGGCGCGCAGATTACCTCATGGCTGCAGCAGGTATGGATAACCCGCAGATCGCACATGAGTTGAGCATATGCCGCCGCATTCAAGTGCGGGCGCTGGCGCCAGCGCTTCGAGGGCGATTGAAACCGATTTGCCGCGTAGCGGACGCAAACACATCGCCGTGCATAACCAAGACCAGAATCCTTTCGGCCGGACTGAAGGCACAGGACATATTGCAGAAATTCATCCGCGCCAACCGCGCTTAAGCTCCAAGAAGAACGAAGGCCTGCATCAGGTATTGCTCCTCGAACGCGATCCCACCAGTCTGGCCATTGATTCCTGGGTGAGAGCCAAACCGTCTCTTAGAGTCGTTGACGGCCGCCAATCCAGAAGGCGGGCCGCACGCTCACCATCGGCTGCCCTGACCATTTCCATGGGACGATCCGGCAACGCGCCAAAATTGAGCAGGTGCGGCCGTCCGGTCAGATCGCCAATCGTCTCCAGGCACTCGCGCACGGACACCAGTTGTCCGGAGCCAATATCGATCGAGGCCGCGCCGGGATAGGGGGCGACGGCTGCACGCATGAAAGCGTCAGTGACATCGTCTATATAGACCCAGTCCACCAGTCGGGAGCCGCTGCCAAGCTTGATCGGCCGATTTTCGAGCAGCGACAACATGGTAGCTGGCACGACCTTATAGGCTTTCTGGCCCGGACCGTAGGTCATCATCAAGCGCAGGACGACGACGGGCAAGTCATGAAGGCTCGCCAGCATGCGCGCGTATCCGGCAGTGACCCATTTGGCCGCCGCGTATGGGGATGACGGTACTGCTTCCGCCGCTTCGCCCGAAGGTTCCTCCATGGAGCCCGTCATCACCACGCGTGCAGTGCCACGATGCTTTGCCTCCAGAAGGACATTCAGGGTTGCCAGGACGTCGTTTCTCATGCTTGTGGGAATCAACTCGGCTTCGCGGCCTCCCATGCTGTCGCTTGTAAGGTGGTAGACGACGTCGGGTGCGGCTGCGGCAAAGGCCGCGGCGACCTGCGAAGGATCGCTGGCATCACCCTGGCGGATCACTACGTTCGGGGGCATCCGTTTGGGAACGCTCCTTGAAAAAGCCGTGACCTCGGCACCAACCGCGCCAAGGCGTTCAATGACGTGTCGGCCGAAAAAGCCGCTGGCTCCTACGACGAGCACGCTCTTGCCTTCGAACTTCTCGAATGTCATCGACTCATTGGCCACGTCATCCATTGGCGTCTGCACGTGTCCGATCTCAAGCCCGGAGTGATGGAATCGTGGTGCGCGCCTGTCGCAACCAGAACACGCGACGCGCCGCGAGTAAGCCCGCCGTTGGCGACTTCGTTATTCGTCCCGGCTTCTTACGCTCTTCTTCGTTAAACACAATTGTTGGCGCGACTCGCATAGGTTGCCTCCTATCCTGTCTCATATGAATGACTTAGAAGGAAGTGGATCAGTTCGGTTAATTACGAAGCAATTGCCTAGTCGGGTTTTCTCAACCCGAGCCGCTCGGCGATCGATCGCACGACAAGGATGCGGAATATCCGGGTGGTTTGATACAGCACGCACTTCGCGTAATACACGATACCCAATTCCCGCGTAAATGGCTTCAGATCCGGATCGAGCAGAAGCAGAACAAGGCTGTTGGCCGAATTCATATCCCAGGCGCGCATGCGAAAGCTTTTTCGTTGGAGCTTGGGCGCCGTGCTTTCCTTGTCCATGGAGACGTAGGACGCGGGAATATCGAGATAACCGGCATTGG from Burkholderiales bacterium includes:
- a CDS encoding NAD(P)-dependent oxidoreductase, whose product is MTFEKFEGKSVLVVGASGFFGRHVIERLGAVGAEVTAFSRSVPKRMPPNVVIRQGDASDPSQVAAAFAAAAPDVVYHLTSDSMGGREAELIPTSMRNDVLATLNVLLEAKHRGTARVVMTGSMEEPSGEAAEAVPSSPYAAAKWVTAGYARMLASLHDLPVVVLRLMMTYGPGQKAYKVVPATMLSLLENRPIKLGSGSRLVDWVYIDDVTDAFMRAAVAPYPGAASIDIGSGQLVSVRECLETIGDLTGRPHLLNFGALPDRPMEMVRAADGERAARLLDWRPSTTLRDGLALTQESMARLVGSRSRSNT